Proteins encoded within one genomic window of Kibdelosporangium phytohabitans:
- a CDS encoding excalibur calcium-binding domain-containing protein, translating into MGTTKAGTGAATSTSVTPSSSPADPPAKAFKNCSEVRAAGKGPIRRGEPGFADWLDTDGDGIACYPKKR; encoded by the coding sequence GTGGGCACCACGAAGGCGGGCACCGGGGCGGCGACGTCGACGAGCGTGACGCCGTCGTCCAGCCCCGCGGACCCGCCGGCCAAGGCCTTCAAGAACTGCTCCGAGGTGCGAGCGGCAGGCAAAGGCCCGATTCGCCGGGGCGAACCCGGGTTCGCCGACTGGCTCGACACCGACGGCGACGGGATCGCCTGCTACCCGAAGAAGCGCTGA
- a CDS encoding type II secretion system F family protein, which produces MDTVTVLVLATALLIWPTVRASRRLTALTGSPSRVLRPPKPSTALLVLAGGLAGAALLGVGGAIAGAISGAVAWRYGQSRRQLRERATAVEELAETLRALVSELRAGAHPVVAAETVAADAPPGGAEAMRAIAAAARMGGDVERAVRETLFADVAHAWALAQRHGLPLADVLAAVVRDLDQRVRFARQVHARMAGPRMSAFVLAGLPLVGIALGQVVGARPLQMLSGTAVGQALLVLGVALLCAGFLWSGRLTRQVALP; this is translated from the coding sequence ATGGACACCGTGACCGTGCTTGTCCTCGCCACCGCTCTGCTGATCTGGCCGACGGTCAGAGCGTCGAGAAGGTTGACCGCCCTGACCGGATCACCCAGTCGTGTACTGAGACCGCCGAAACCCAGCACAGCCTTGCTGGTACTCGCCGGTGGTCTGGCGGGCGCGGCGTTGCTGGGCGTCGGCGGGGCGATCGCGGGAGCGATCAGCGGTGCAGTCGCCTGGCGGTACGGGCAGTCGCGTCGGCAACTCCGCGAACGGGCGACGGCGGTCGAGGAGCTCGCCGAAACGCTGCGTGCACTGGTGAGCGAGCTCAGGGCGGGCGCTCATCCGGTCGTCGCTGCGGAGACAGTGGCAGCCGACGCACCACCAGGTGGTGCCGAGGCGATGCGTGCCATCGCGGCAGCCGCGCGGATGGGCGGTGACGTCGAACGGGCAGTGCGGGAAACACTGTTCGCCGACGTTGCGCATGCGTGGGCCCTGGCGCAGCGCCATGGCCTACCGCTCGCAGACGTGCTGGCCGCGGTAGTCCGAGATCTCGATCAACGCGTCCGGTTCGCACGTCAGGTCCACGCGAGGATGGCAGGCCCGAGGATGAGCGCCTTCGTCCTGGCCGGTCTGCCATTGGTCGGGATAGCGCTGGGGCAAGTAGTCGGCGCGCGACCCCTGCAGATGCTGTCCGGCACGGCCGTAGGCCAAGCACTCCTCGTTCTGGGCGTCGCCCTCCTCTGCGCGGGCTTCCTGTGGAGCGGGCGGCTCACGAGGCAGGTGGCGCTGCCATGA
- a CDS encoding TadA family conjugal transfer-associated ATPase has protein sequence MKADFVERVRSRVINAANGITFASVAAAIRDEAGGVAGDKDVLDALRVLGQELEGAGPLDPLLRDPDTTDVLVTGPHEVWVEGRAGLRRTEIRFANEQSVRRLAQRLAAAAGRRLDDAQPFVDAWLPGGVRMHAVLPPIAPAGTCLSLRVLRPAAHTVDALCRSGTVEAEGARLIQAIVDARLSFVVIGGTGSGKTTLLGAMLGAVPQHERIVCVEDAAELAPEHPQFVRLVARPPNIEGTGGVGVRDLVRQALRMRPDRLVVGEVRGAEVADMLTALNTGHDGSAGTLHANSPAEVPARFEALAALGGLRRSALHSQLAAAVRVILYMRRDGDLRRLAEVGVLQRVGEFVTVTPAWRPGQRLYGRALLEQSLTERGVVPPWTP, from the coding sequence GTGAAAGCAGACTTCGTCGAACGAGTGCGCAGCCGTGTCATCAACGCCGCCAACGGAATCACCTTCGCCTCCGTCGCCGCCGCGATCCGGGACGAAGCTGGTGGCGTGGCGGGAGACAAGGACGTGCTGGACGCGTTGCGCGTCCTCGGCCAGGAACTGGAAGGCGCCGGGCCGCTGGACCCGCTGCTGCGTGATCCCGACACCACCGACGTCCTCGTCACGGGACCGCACGAGGTCTGGGTGGAAGGGCGCGCCGGCCTGCGCAGGACTGAGATCAGATTCGCGAACGAACAGTCGGTCCGGCGCCTGGCACAACGACTGGCAGCCGCGGCGGGCCGCAGGCTCGATGATGCCCAGCCGTTCGTGGACGCCTGGCTGCCCGGTGGTGTCCGGATGCACGCTGTGCTCCCGCCCATCGCTCCAGCAGGTACCTGTCTTTCCCTGCGAGTGCTCAGACCGGCCGCGCACACCGTGGACGCGCTCTGTCGATCGGGCACAGTGGAAGCCGAAGGTGCCCGGCTGATCCAAGCCATTGTGGACGCCCGGCTGTCCTTCGTCGTCATCGGCGGGACCGGCTCGGGGAAGACGACGTTGCTCGGCGCGATGCTCGGCGCGGTCCCGCAACACGAGAGGATCGTGTGCGTCGAGGACGCGGCGGAGCTGGCGCCTGAGCACCCGCAGTTCGTCCGGTTGGTCGCGAGGCCGCCCAACATCGAGGGCACCGGCGGAGTCGGAGTGCGCGACCTCGTGCGGCAGGCGCTGCGCATGCGGCCCGATCGGCTGGTCGTCGGCGAAGTTCGTGGCGCGGAGGTCGCGGACATGCTCACCGCGCTGAACACAGGGCACGACGGCAGCGCAGGAACCCTGCACGCGAACTCACCAGCCGAGGTGCCCGCGAGATTCGAGGCGTTGGCCGCCCTCGGCGGACTGAGACGGTCCGCATTGCACAGCCAGCTCGCAGCGGCAGTGCGGGTGATCTTGTACATGCGGCGAGACGGTGACCTCCGGCGGCTCGCAGAAGTCGGTGTCCTGCAACGGGTCGGTGAGTTCGTGACGGTGACTCCGGCCTGGCGGCCCGGCCAACGGCTGTATGGGCGGGCGTTGTTGGAGCAATCGTTGACCGAGAGGGGAGTAGTTCCGCCATGGACACCGTGA
- a CDS encoding DUF1343 domain-containing protein has product MVSRRSLLAVAPAAVVAAAAGPAAAQEEQRGRGVTPGADRLAERGWREFAGRKVGVLTNPTGVLRDRTHIVDSLVAAGMAPVAVFGPEHGFRGTAQAGGSEGSYTDPRTKVPVYDAYGVSTAKLAEMYRKAGVDTVVFDIADVGARFYTYIWSMYTAMAAAVETGASFVVLDRPNPVGGKAFGPMLDPAFASGVGRKPIVQQHGMSAGELAKFFDAEFLPADTGGRRLSKLDVIAVRGWHRDTLFSRTGLDWVPPSPNMPTPQTALAYPGTCLFEGTVLSEGRGTTRPFEMIGMPDVDWRWAEELNGLNLPGVRFRENYFVPTFNKFVGKTCGGVQLHVTDEQSFDPIRTAVTMLVTAKRLYPALFAWRPDNFVDKLAGSARLRTMIDAGAGVAEVIGAWQDELAKFRQLRRQHLIYW; this is encoded by the coding sequence GTGGTAAGCCGACGCAGCCTGCTGGCCGTGGCGCCCGCGGCGGTGGTCGCAGCCGCCGCTGGTCCGGCTGCGGCCCAAGAGGAGCAGCGTGGCCGTGGGGTCACGCCCGGTGCGGACCGCTTGGCTGAGCGGGGCTGGCGCGAGTTCGCCGGCCGCAAGGTCGGCGTGCTGACCAACCCGACGGGTGTTCTGCGGGACCGGACGCACATCGTGGATTCGCTCGTGGCCGCCGGAATGGCGCCTGTCGCCGTGTTCGGTCCGGAGCACGGATTCCGCGGCACGGCACAAGCCGGTGGTTCTGAGGGTAGTTATACCGACCCGCGGACCAAGGTCCCGGTGTATGACGCATACGGTGTTTCCACGGCGAAACTCGCGGAGATGTACCGCAAAGCCGGAGTGGACACGGTCGTTTTCGACATCGCCGATGTCGGCGCCCGCTTCTACACATATATATGGTCCATGTACACGGCCATGGCGGCCGCGGTCGAGACGGGCGCGTCGTTCGTGGTGCTGGATCGGCCGAACCCGGTCGGCGGCAAGGCGTTCGGTCCGATGCTCGACCCCGCGTTCGCGTCGGGTGTCGGCCGCAAGCCGATCGTCCAGCAGCACGGGATGAGCGCGGGTGAGCTGGCCAAGTTCTTCGACGCCGAGTTCCTGCCCGCCGACACCGGTGGCCGCAGGCTGTCCAAACTGGACGTGATCGCGGTCAGGGGCTGGCACAGGGACACGCTGTTCAGCCGGACCGGCCTGGACTGGGTGCCGCCGAGCCCGAACATGCCGACGCCGCAGACCGCGCTGGCCTACCCGGGCACGTGCCTGTTCGAGGGCACGGTGTTGTCCGAGGGCCGCGGTACGACCAGGCCGTTCGAGATGATCGGCATGCCGGACGTCGACTGGCGCTGGGCCGAGGAGCTCAACGGGCTGAACCTGCCCGGTGTGCGGTTCCGGGAGAACTACTTCGTGCCGACGTTCAACAAGTTCGTCGGCAAGACCTGCGGTGGTGTGCAGCTGCACGTGACCGACGAGCAGTCGTTCGACCCGATCCGCACGGCCGTGACCATGCTCGTGACCGCGAAGCGGCTGTATCCCGCGCTGTTCGCGTGGCGGCCGGACAACTTCGTCGACAAGCTCGCGGGCTCGGCCCGGTTGCGCACGATGATCGACGCCGGCGCCGGTGTCGCCGAGGTCATCGGGGCGTGGCAGGACGAGCTGGCGAAGTTCCGCCAGCTACGCCGGCAACACCTGATCTATTGGTGA
- a CDS encoding HAD-IB family hydrolase: MTDATKRVAAFFDLDKTVIAKSSTLAFSRPFFHGGLINRRAVLKSAYAQFVFMQSGADADQVERMRAHITALCEGWDIEQVRSIVEETLHDIVDPLIYAEAAELIAEHKAKGHDVVVVSASGEEIVRPIARMIGATDSVGTQMVADQGRYTGEIEFYCYGENKAVAMKQLAAERDYDLSTCYAYSDSSTDIPMLEVVGHPATVNPDRVLKKLATERGWPVLTFSKPVSLRSRIQMPSGTTVAITAASLGVAAAAGATWYGIRRRRRK, translated from the coding sequence ATGACCGATGCGACGAAGCGGGTCGCCGCGTTCTTCGACCTGGACAAGACGGTCATCGCCAAGTCGAGCACGCTGGCTTTCAGCCGCCCGTTCTTCCACGGCGGGCTGATCAACCGCCGTGCCGTGCTGAAGAGCGCGTACGCCCAGTTCGTCTTCATGCAATCCGGGGCGGACGCCGATCAAGTGGAACGGATGCGGGCACATATCACCGCACTGTGCGAGGGATGGGACATCGAACAGGTCCGTTCCATAGTCGAGGAGACGCTGCACGACATCGTCGACCCGTTGATCTACGCCGAGGCAGCCGAGCTGATCGCCGAGCACAAGGCCAAGGGACACGACGTCGTCGTCGTTTCCGCCTCGGGCGAGGAGATCGTGCGCCCGATCGCCCGCATGATCGGAGCGACCGACAGCGTCGGAACGCAGATGGTGGCCGACCAAGGCCGCTACACCGGCGAGATCGAGTTCTACTGCTACGGCGAGAACAAGGCCGTGGCGATGAAACAACTGGCCGCCGAACGGGACTACGACCTGTCAACCTGCTACGCCTACAGCGATTCGAGCACGGACATCCCCATGCTCGAGGTTGTGGGACATCCCGCGACCGTCAACCCGGACCGCGTGCTGAAGAAGCTGGCGACCGAGCGCGGATGGCCCGTGCTCACGTTCTCCAAGCCGGTGTCCCTGCGCTCGCGGATCCAGATGCCGTCCGGCACAACCGTGGCCATCACCGCCGCGAGCCTCGGAGTCGCCGCCGCGGCCGGGGCGACGTGGTACGGGATCCGGCGACGCAGGCGAAAGTAG
- a CDS encoding MurR/RpiR family transcriptional regulator, with the protein MIDERAENSPLVRIRSLLPGLARAEQRVAKVVLDNPASVARRSITEVADAAGTSETTVTRFCKAIGVGGYPELRIALAADTARTEARAERDLGGEISPEDDLAQVVSKVTFADARAVEETADQLEIATLQQVVDVIAAAGRVDVYGVGASAFVALDLQQKLHRIGRVSFAWNDTHIMLTSAAVLGSGDVAVGISHTGATTDTVEALRTARQRGATTVALTNFPRSPITEVADLVLTTAARETTFRSGAMASRIAQLTVIDCLFIGVAQRHLPTAMGALEATRDAVGPHRLETRPDGRRKTRDTGK; encoded by the coding sequence ATGATTGACGAACGCGCGGAGAACAGCCCGCTCGTACGCATCAGGTCGCTGCTGCCGGGTCTTGCCCGTGCGGAGCAGCGAGTCGCCAAAGTGGTGCTCGACAACCCGGCGTCGGTCGCGCGCCGGAGCATCACCGAAGTCGCCGACGCGGCAGGCACCAGCGAGACCACGGTCACCCGGTTCTGCAAGGCGATCGGCGTCGGCGGGTACCCCGAGCTGCGGATCGCGCTCGCCGCGGACACCGCTCGCACGGAGGCGCGCGCCGAGCGCGACCTCGGTGGTGAGATCAGCCCGGAGGACGACCTCGCACAGGTCGTCAGCAAGGTCACCTTCGCTGACGCCCGCGCGGTCGAGGAAACCGCCGACCAGCTGGAAATCGCCACACTGCAACAGGTCGTGGACGTGATCGCAGCCGCGGGCCGCGTCGACGTCTACGGTGTCGGCGCGAGCGCCTTCGTCGCGCTCGACCTGCAGCAGAAGCTGCATCGGATCGGCCGGGTGAGCTTCGCGTGGAACGACACGCACATCATGCTCACGTCGGCGGCGGTGCTCGGCTCGGGAGATGTCGCTGTCGGCATCTCGCACACCGGGGCCACCACCGACACAGTTGAAGCGCTGCGCACCGCGCGGCAACGAGGCGCCACAACCGTGGCGCTGACGAACTTCCCGCGCTCACCCATCACCGAAGTGGCCGATCTCGTGCTGACCACTGCGGCAAGGGAGACCACGTTCCGCTCCGGCGCGATGGCCAGCAGGATCGCCCAGTTGACGGTGATCGACTGCCTGTTCATCGGAGTGGCACAACGGCATCTGCCGACGGCGATGGGCGCACTGGAAGCCACGCGGGACGCGGTTGGTCCGCACCGGCTGGAAACCCGGCCGGACGGACGCCGAAAGACCCGCGACACCGGAAAATGA
- a CDS encoding glycoside hydrolase family 3 protein → MSRRWIPPTLAAVTALATVATPASAAPETDAMSSWANAALRHLTLEQRVGQLFVATVWGKSADEAHPENKKRYGVDTPAQVVQRYHVGGVIYFNNAGTDNVDDPAQLTRFSNGLQRAALTSGAHIPLLISIDQEGGNVTRVVSPASEYPSAMAVGAGRKPEDAKRLAAISGHELRAMGINHNFAPDADVNSNPLNPVIAARSFSSDPTLAGEMVSAQIAGYQRAGWPGDTVSAAAKHFPGHGDAKDDSHYGLPQIDRTEDQWRKIDLPPFKAAIAAGVDSIMTAHITVPSIDPSKEPATLSKKFMTDILRNELKYDGVIVTDSLAMDGVRKMHPDTEIPVLALEAGVDQMLMPPSLDTTIGAVIDAVRSGRISEDRINQSVLRILKQKWKRGVFLKPFADERALPREVGTKQNLAEVQRISDRTVTVLRNDAKLLPVKTLPGKVLVTGWNNPAFPGKPAEPVAALAKELGATALATGAAPTTAQIDQAVAVANGSDLVIVLTNGLRTSASQRALVSRLKETGKPVIAVASQVPYDPAFVDVPTWITTYAWRDVSMASLAKVITGKVAPKGKLPVNVPNADSSGVLFPFGTGLTW, encoded by the coding sequence GTGTCACGTCGTTGGATTCCCCCGACTCTGGCTGCCGTCACGGCGTTGGCCACGGTCGCCACGCCCGCGTCGGCCGCGCCCGAAACGGACGCGATGTCGAGCTGGGCCAATGCCGCTCTGCGGCATCTGACTCTCGAGCAGAGGGTCGGGCAGCTGTTCGTCGCGACTGTCTGGGGCAAGTCCGCCGACGAAGCGCACCCCGAGAACAAGAAGCGCTACGGCGTGGACACACCTGCCCAGGTGGTGCAGCGCTACCACGTCGGCGGTGTCATCTACTTCAACAACGCCGGTACGGACAACGTCGACGACCCGGCGCAGCTCACGCGGTTCTCCAACGGCCTGCAGCGCGCGGCTCTCACGTCCGGCGCGCACATCCCGTTGCTGATCTCGATCGACCAGGAGGGCGGCAACGTCACCCGGGTTGTGTCCCCCGCCAGTGAATATCCGAGTGCCATGGCCGTCGGGGCCGGGCGCAAGCCGGAGGACGCCAAGCGGTTGGCCGCCATCAGCGGTCATGAGCTGCGCGCGATGGGCATCAACCACAACTTCGCGCCGGACGCGGACGTCAACTCGAACCCGCTCAACCCCGTGATCGCGGCCCGTTCCTTCTCGTCCGACCCGACGCTGGCCGGTGAGATGGTGTCCGCGCAGATCGCCGGGTACCAGCGTGCGGGCTGGCCGGGTGACACCGTTTCCGCCGCGGCCAAGCACTTCCCCGGGCACGGCGACGCCAAGGACGACAGCCACTACGGCCTGCCGCAGATCGACCGCACCGAGGACCAGTGGCGCAAGATCGACTTGCCGCCGTTCAAGGCCGCGATCGCGGCGGGTGTCGACTCGATCATGACCGCGCACATCACGGTGCCGAGCATCGACCCGTCCAAGGAACCGGCGACGCTGTCGAAGAAGTTCATGACCGACATCCTGCGCAACGAGCTGAAGTACGACGGTGTCATCGTCACCGACTCGCTCGCCATGGACGGTGTCCGCAAGATGCACCCGGACACCGAGATCCCGGTGCTCGCGCTGGAGGCGGGCGTCGACCAGATGCTGATGCCGCCGAGCCTGGACACCACGATCGGCGCGGTGATCGACGCCGTGCGCAGCGGCCGGATCAGCGAGGACCGCATCAACCAGAGCGTGCTGCGCATCCTCAAGCAGAAGTGGAAGCGGGGCGTCTTCCTCAAGCCGTTCGCCGACGAACGCGCTCTGCCGCGTGAGGTCGGTACGAAGCAGAACCTCGCCGAGGTCCAGCGGATCAGCGACCGCACGGTGACTGTGCTGCGCAACGACGCCAAGCTGCTGCCGGTCAAGACGCTGCCCGGCAAGGTCCTGGTCACCGGCTGGAACAACCCCGCGTTCCCCGGCAAGCCGGCCGAGCCGGTCGCCGCGCTGGCCAAGGAGCTGGGGGCGACCGCGTTGGCCACGGGCGCAGCGCCCACGACCGCTCAGATCGACCAGGCGGTCGCGGTCGCGAACGGTTCGGACCTCGTGATCGTGCTGACCAACGGCCTGCGCACGTCAGCGTCACAGCGTGCGCTGGTGTCCAGGCTGAAGGAGACCGGCAAGCCGGTGATCGCGGTGGCCTCGCAGGTGCCGTACGACCCTGCTTTCGTGGACGTTCCCACGTGGATCACCACGTACGCGTGGCGTGACGTGTCGATGGCCTCGCTGGCCAAGGTCATCACCGGCAAGGTCGCCCCGAAGGGCAAGCTGCCGGTGAACGTGCCGAACGCGGACTCCAGCGGTGTCCTGTTCCCGTTCGGGACGGGGCTGACGTGGTAA
- the ssd gene encoding septum site-determining protein Ssd — MTENRPLVLADNEAVLDELLRLAAAAGCDLLRVPDVAAARPLWSQAPLVLLDPGGVCHVLAERLPRRDRVVVVSLDTSTIATLQAAVEIGAERVVELPAAGTWLADAMADAAEGPAGPPGRVMAVVGGRGGAGASVFAAAVARAADQAGHRAMLVDCDPLAGGLDLVLGAESQKGLRWPEMNVKGRVAASSLRDALPGSGRLRVVSGARKGFAPEPDAVTAVIEAGRRGGDVVVCDLPRELSASASAALDLADLTIVVVPAELRACASAALVAERLKERGASAKVLVRGPAPGGLTADDVAEAVNLPLLSWMPHQRGLATALERGEFTTKRGPLSGAARRALLTLGIDERAAS; from the coding sequence ATGACTGAGAACCGTCCGCTCGTCCTGGCCGACAACGAGGCCGTGCTCGACGAACTGCTGCGCCTTGCCGCCGCGGCGGGCTGCGATCTGCTGCGCGTGCCCGATGTGGCAGCCGCGAGACCACTGTGGTCCCAGGCGCCGCTCGTCCTGCTCGATCCAGGCGGCGTGTGCCACGTCCTCGCCGAACGCCTGCCGCGGCGGGACAGAGTCGTCGTCGTTTCCCTTGACACCAGCACGATCGCCACGTTGCAGGCCGCCGTCGAGATCGGCGCCGAGCGAGTCGTCGAGCTGCCGGCGGCAGGCACGTGGCTGGCCGACGCGATGGCCGACGCCGCGGAAGGACCGGCAGGACCACCCGGCCGGGTGATGGCGGTCGTCGGCGGCCGCGGTGGAGCGGGCGCGTCCGTGTTCGCCGCGGCCGTTGCCAGAGCTGCGGACCAGGCGGGCCACCGGGCGATGCTGGTCGACTGCGATCCGCTGGCAGGTGGCCTCGATCTCGTGCTGGGCGCGGAAAGCCAGAAAGGTCTGCGCTGGCCCGAGATGAACGTGAAAGGCAGAGTGGCGGCCTCGTCGTTGAGAGACGCGCTGCCGGGCAGCGGAAGGCTGAGAGTGGTCTCGGGCGCGAGGAAGGGATTCGCCCCGGAACCAGACGCGGTGACAGCGGTCATCGAGGCGGGCAGGCGCGGTGGGGACGTGGTTGTCTGTGACCTGCCCCGAGAGCTCTCGGCGTCGGCGAGCGCAGCGCTGGACCTCGCGGACCTCACGATCGTGGTCGTCCCCGCCGAACTCAGGGCATGTGCTTCGGCCGCGCTCGTCGCAGAGCGGCTCAAAGAGCGTGGCGCCTCTGCCAAGGTCCTCGTCCGCGGCCCAGCCCCGGGTGGCCTGACAGCCGACGACGTGGCCGAGGCCGTGAACCTCCCCCTGCTGTCCTGGATGCCCCACCAACGAGGCCTGGCCACAGCCCTGGAAAGAGGCGAGTTCACCACCAAGCGCGGTCCGCTCAGCGGCGCCGCCCGTCGAGCCCTGCTCACCCTCGGCATCGACGAGCGAGCGGCCTCATGA
- a CDS encoding N-acetylmuramic acid 6-phosphate etherase — MTVPQQAVYVDSPTEGRNPRTTELDTLPTLEVLRVINAEDRLVPSAVAEALPQLAEAVDLAAEALRQGHRVHYVGAGTSGRLASLDVAELAPTFNAPADWFVAHHAGGTKALRTAVENAEDDAAAGAALLTREAEAGDFVLGLTASGRTPFVLGALSAARRLGAGTGLVSNNPMSARTADVDVVIAVDTGPEAISGSTRMKAGTSQKLVLTAFSTAVMVKLGRTYSNLMVSMRATNAKLRGRTLRILREATGYSLQECAEALTSANGDLKVALVHLLSGADSERAAKALSETNGHVRNALDMLGAAAR, encoded by the coding sequence ATGACGGTTCCCCAGCAAGCGGTCTACGTCGACTCTCCGACTGAGGGCCGAAACCCGAGAACCACCGAGCTGGACACGTTGCCCACGCTCGAGGTTCTGCGCGTCATCAACGCGGAGGACCGGCTCGTGCCGTCCGCCGTGGCGGAGGCGTTGCCGCAGCTGGCGGAAGCCGTCGACCTGGCAGCGGAGGCTCTGCGCCAGGGACACCGGGTGCACTACGTCGGAGCGGGTACGTCCGGGCGGTTGGCGAGCCTGGACGTGGCAGAGCTCGCGCCGACGTTCAACGCACCGGCCGACTGGTTCGTCGCCCACCACGCGGGCGGCACCAAGGCGTTGCGCACGGCCGTGGAGAACGCGGAGGACGACGCGGCTGCAGGGGCCGCGTTGCTGACGCGTGAGGCGGAGGCCGGGGATTTCGTCCTCGGCCTTACCGCGTCGGGGCGCACGCCGTTCGTGCTGGGAGCGCTTTCGGCGGCCAGGCGGCTCGGCGCCGGTACCGGGTTGGTTTCCAACAACCCGATGTCGGCGCGGACGGCCGATGTGGACGTGGTGATCGCGGTCGACACCGGCCCGGAAGCCATCTCCGGCTCGACGCGGATGAAGGCGGGCACGTCGCAGAAGCTCGTGCTGACCGCGTTCTCGACCGCGGTGATGGTGAAACTCGGGCGCACGTACTCGAACCTGATGGTGAGCATGCGCGCCACGAATGCCAAGCTGCGCGGCCGGACGTTGCGAATCCTGCGTGAGGCGACCGGTTACAGCCTCCAGGAGTGCGCGGAGGCGTTGACCTCCGCGAACGGTGACCTCAAGGTCGCGCTCGTGCACTTGCTGTCCGGCGCGGATTCCGAACGCGCCGCCAAGGCGCTGAGCGAGACCAACGGACACGTCCGCAACGCGTTGGACATGCTGGGCGCGGCGGCCCGGTAG
- a CDS encoding serine hydrolase domain-containing protein has translation MFRRTVLALTMAGVTAAGAVSAEAHGGDSGRFDRPKQGFAAPWTQLRDGTPEQAGLDRAPIEAALKQVDEWTRANPTSPPVAKPLMSGVVTLLAHEGVVVSRSASGYAVRYSDAAGTELPVDQRVPMRDDTIFDMASISKLFTSIAVMQLAEQGKVDVDAPVSRYLPEFGVNGKAGITVKQLLIHTSGLVAFIPLWSMYPDKAARIKGVMDIAPKYAPGSTYEYSDLNLITLGVLVERLTGSTLDNVVSKGITGPLGMTDTGYNPPASKLDRIAATEYQAAPARGIVRGQVHDENAWSLGGVSGHAGIFSTARDMAVLAQSLINGGIYAHKRILEQETVRAMLTDYTTNFPGNAHGLGFELDRRFYMGGLSGPATAGHTGYTGTTLVLDLQSRSIAILLSNRVHVSRSWGSINPAREALATGMAKALAVRPRHGRDAWYTGIGNLSTATLSTRELRTRSTTIRVTFDTFVDTEISDHLVLESSSDGVSWQAVDVTARGPGAPAGPAPHLSGAGHRTWWNVRAEVPTFDKIFLRWRFSTDRTLTGRGVLLDNIKITEGSRVLLDGEKQPTALVSHAWDRRIR, from the coding sequence ATGTTTCGTCGAACGGTGCTGGCGCTGACGATGGCCGGTGTGACAGCAGCCGGTGCGGTGTCAGCGGAGGCGCACGGCGGTGACTCGGGCCGGTTCGACCGGCCGAAGCAGGGTTTCGCCGCCCCGTGGACCCAGTTGCGTGACGGTACGCCCGAGCAGGCGGGGCTGGACCGCGCGCCGATCGAGGCGGCGCTCAAGCAGGTCGACGAGTGGACGCGGGCCAACCCGACCTCGCCGCCGGTGGCCAAGCCGCTGATGTCCGGCGTGGTCACGCTGCTCGCGCACGAGGGCGTCGTGGTCAGCCGGTCAGCATCCGGCTACGCGGTGCGGTATTCCGACGCCGCCGGGACGGAACTCCCTGTGGACCAGCGGGTTCCGATGCGTGACGACACGATTTTCGACATGGCTTCGATCAGCAAGCTGTTCACGTCGATCGCGGTGATGCAGCTGGCCGAGCAGGGCAAGGTCGACGTCGACGCGCCGGTTTCCCGCTACCTGCCCGAGTTCGGCGTGAACGGCAAGGCCGGGATCACGGTGAAGCAGCTGTTGATCCACACGTCCGGGCTGGTCGCGTTCATCCCGTTGTGGAGCATGTACCCGGACAAGGCCGCGCGGATCAAGGGCGTCATGGACATCGCGCCCAAGTACGCGCCGGGCTCGACGTACGAGTACTCAGATCTCAATCTGATCACGCTCGGCGTACTGGTCGAGCGTTTGACGGGGTCCACCTTGGACAACGTTGTCAGCAAAGGCATCACCGGGCCGCTCGGGATGACCGACACCGGGTACAACCCGCCTGCGTCCAAACTGGACAGGATCGCGGCGACCGAGTACCAGGCGGCGCCTGCGCGCGGAATCGTTCGGGGGCAAGTGCACGACGAGAACGCGTGGTCACTCGGTGGCGTCTCCGGGCACGCCGGGATCTTCTCGACCGCGCGTGACATGGCCGTGCTGGCCCAAAGTCTCATCAATGGCGGCATTTATGCCCACAAGCGGATCCTGGAGCAGGAGACCGTCCGGGCGATGCTGACCGACTACACGACGAACTTTCCCGGCAACGCACACGGTTTGGGCTTCGAACTGGACCGCAGGTTCTACATGGGAGGGCTCAGCGGCCCGGCGACCGCCGGCCACACCGGGTATACCGGCACGACTCTCGTGCTCGACCTGCAGTCGCGTTCCATCGCGATCCTGTTGTCCAACAGGGTTCACGTGTCCCGCAGCTGGGGATCCATCAACCCGGCCCGCGAGGCGCTCGCGACGGGGATGGCCAAAGCTTTGGCTGTCCGACCGCGACATGGCCGTGACGCCTGGTACACGGGGATCGGCAACCTGAGCACCGCCACACTGTCCACACGAGAGCTCCGGACACGGAGTACGACCATCCGGGTTACCTTCGACACCTTTGTCGACACAGAAATTTCCGACCACCTCGTTCTGGAGTCGAGCAGTGACGGCGTGTCGTGGCAAGCGGTCGACGTCACCGCGCGCGGGCCCGGCGCACCCGCGGGCCCGGCGCCGCATCTTTCCGGCGCAGGGCACCGGACCTGGTGGAATGTCCGTGCGGAAGTACCGACGTTCGACAAGATCTTCTTGCGGTGGCGGTTCAGTACGGACAGAACCCTCACCGGCCGCGGGGTGTTATTGGACAACATCAAAATCACCGAGGGTAGCCGAGTCCTTCTTGACGGTGAAAAACAACCAACCGCGCTCGTTTCACACGCATGGGATCGTCGAATCCGATGA